In Pseudomonadota bacterium, the genomic stretch ATGGCCGGCGACGCGCGCCTCGCCGTGGTCGGCGGCTCCGATCTCGGCACCAACCCAGCGATCTACGCGGGGTTCTCCGCCGTGGACGGCTTGAGCAAGCGCGGCACGTCCAACCCGTTCGACCAGAGCGCGGACGGGCTCGTGATAGGGGAGGGGGTCGGCGTCGTCATCCTGAAACGGCTCGAGGACGCGCTCGCGGACGGGGATCGCGTCCGCGCGGTGATCAGCGGCATCGGCACGTCGAGCGACGGCGCCGGGCAGGCGATCTACGCCCCGTCCGTCGAGGGGAGGGCCGAGGCGCTCACGGCCGCCCTCGAGGTGGCCGGGATCTCGTCGCACGAGGTGCAGTTCCTCGAGGCCCACGCGACCTCGACCGTCGTCGGCGACGCGAACGAGTACGACGCCATCGCCACGGTGTACGCGCCGGGCCGCGATCCGCGCGATCCCCTGATCCTCGGCAGCGTGAAGGGGCAGATCGGCCACCTGAAGGCCGCAGCGGGCATGGCCGGGCTCATCAAGACCGTGCTCTCGATGGAGCACGCGACGTTCCCGCACATGCCGCGCTACGAGAAGCTGACGCCCCACGCGACCAAGGCGTCGGGTGCCCTGGTGGTCCCCACGCGGCTCGCGCCGTGGCAGCCGAGGCCGAGCGGCATGCGGGTGGCGGCCGTGACCTCGAGCGGGTTCGGCGGCGTGAACTACCATGTCATCCTGGAGCAGGGCGGCGTGCACCGGGCCCCGCCGGCGCGGCCGATCGTGCCGCGGGAGGTCGCGGTCGTCGGGATCGCGTGCCGGGTCGCCGGCGCGGACACCCCGGAGAAGTTCTGGGCGAACCTCGAGCAGGGACGCGATCTCTTCGTGCCGGTCGACCCGAAGGAGCTCGGCTGGGAGGAGCACTACGACGCCGGGCCGGAGGGCGAGCGGATCACCACCCGGATGGTCTCGCGCGTCGACGATTACAAGTTCAACCTGCTCAGGCACAAGATCTTTCCGACCGCTGTGTCCCAGATCGCGCCCACGCAGCTCCTCGCGGTCGACCTCGCGGATCGGCTGCTCACGGACGCCGGGTTCGATCTCCCGACGCGCAAGAACGTCGGCGCGTCGCTCGGCGCCATGCACGACGACAACTTCCCGAAGATCTTCATGCCGATGATCACCGAGGAGTACGCGGACGGAGTCCTCGCGTGCCCGTCGGCCAAGACGATCGACCGGGCGGCGCTCGCCGAGTGCATCGATGCCGCGGCCGCGAAGATCAAGGCGTTCGGGCCGCCGCCGACCGAGCACACGCTGCCCGGCTGGATGACGAACGTCATCGCCGGCCGCGTGGCGAACCGCCTGAACCTCTGCGGCCCGAACTTCACCGTGGACACGGCCTGCTCCTCCGGGATCGCGGCGCTCCTGCCGGCCATGTACGAGCTGATGTTCGGCCGCGTCGACTCGATGATCGCGGGCGGCCTGAACCAGCAGCTCTCGGACGCGTTCACGTGCGGCGTCTGCGCGCTCGGCGCAGTCGCGGAGAAGGAGGCGAAGCCCTACGACGAGGACGGCAAGGGGTTCCTCATCGGCGAGGGCGGCGTGTTCTTCCTCCTCAGGCGGCTCGCCGACGCGAAGCGCGACGGCGACGTGATCCACGCGGTCATCCGCGCCGTGGGCGGCTCGTCGGAGGCGGACTCGAAGTCGATGGTCGCCCCCACCGAGGAGGCGGTCCGGCGCGCGATCCGCGAGACCGTGGCGCGCGCGGGCGTGCGGCCCGAGGAGATCATCCTCTCGGATACGCACGGCTCCGCGAACCAGGCCTCCGACGTCGTCGAGGCGAGAGCGCTCGCGGCAGAGCTGCGCCCGAACGGCGGGCCGGAGCCTCTGCGGATCCTCGCGACGAAGTCCCACCTCGGCCACCTGTACGGCGGCTCCGGCGCGAGCTCCACCCTGACGACGATCCTCTCGCTCAAGGCGCACAAGGCCCCGCTCATCCGCAAGCTGCGCAAGGTGCGGCCGGAGATCGCCGCCATCGCGGACAAGGTCCGGCCCGTCGCCGCGACCGAGCCGCTGCCGCCCGGCGCTTCCGTCGGCGGCGTCAACTCCCTCGGCCTCGGCGGCGCGAACTACTTCGCGGTGATCGCCTCGCCGGAGCACGGCGATGGCGCCTCGAGGGCCGCTCCCGAGGGCGCACGGCTCGTGCCCGCCTCGCGCGGCGAGTCGGTGCGCGCAGGGGATCCGGGGTACGACGACCTGTTCCTGTGCCTCGCCGGCGACGACAGGGCGCTCGCTGGCGCGCTCGGCAGGGCGCTCGACCAGGATCCGATCCCCCGCGTCATCACCGAAGGCGCGGAGATCACGTCGCGGCTGGCCGTCACCTTCGACAGCCAGAAGGCGCTGCGCGCCAAGCTCGGCGCGGCGATCAAGATGCTCGCGGCGGGCGGGGCGCTCAAGCCGCTCGAGTCCCAGGGCGTGTTCGCGGCGCCCGCGTCGGAGGAGGGCTCGGACAAGCTCGCGTTCTGCTTCCCGGGGCAGGGCACGCACTACGTCGGCATGGGCCGGGTGTTCTACGACCGCGTCCCCGTGTTCCGCGACGTCGTGGACGGCGTGCACGACTTGGCGAAGAAGGCGTTCGACTTCGACCTCAAGGGGCACATCTACGGCGACGAAAACGACGAGGGGATCCAGCAGCGGCTCGGGACGCTCGTCGGCGCGCAGACCGCGCTGTTCGCGATCGAGCTCGCCGTCGCGCGCATGCTGATCGAGCAAGAAGGGATCCGGCCGGACGTCATGATCGGCCACAGCTTCGGCGAGATCTCGGCGCTCACGGTGGCCGGGGTCTGGGAGCTCGAGACCGCGTACGAGGTGGTCAAGGCGCGGATCCGCGCCGCCGAGATCGTGAAGACTTCGGGCGGCCCAGACCTCGGCATGATGAGCCTCATCTGCGCCGACGGGCAGCGCGACGCCATTCTGGCGCTCGTGGGCGACAGGGTCCAGCTGACCAACATCAACGCGCCGGGGCGGTTCGTCCTGTCGGGCGAGAAGGACGCGGTGAAGCGGTGCGTGTCCGCGGCCGAGTCGTTCGGCGTCGAGGCGCGCCTCCTGCCGATCGGCGCGGCGTTCCATTCGCGCTTCAT encodes the following:
- a CDS encoding acyltransferase domain-containing protein, with protein sequence MSRYDIAIIGMGCVFPKANDVGQYWRNVESGESFFEPMPDRLWHMRNFYSEDRKRTDKSYTMVGSFIDPVENFPFLEFKLPPNTMKGSDPAQIATLESVRQALADAGVAPRSEQLHDAVTIIGASGVDQFAHSTVALKRHNYLRVLRPLLEERGASKATLDRLAVEFEAELARRGHVWHPAIAAVGAITPSLSNRVAQVFGVRGFNMTVDGACASSFVALNVACHTLMAGDARLAVVGGSDLGTNPAIYAGFSAVDGLSKRGTSNPFDQSADGLVIGEGVGVVILKRLEDALADGDRVRAVISGIGTSSDGAGQAIYAPSVEGRAEALTAALEVAGISSHEVQFLEAHATSTVVGDANEYDAIATVYAPGRDPRDPLILGSVKGQIGHLKAAAGMAGLIKTVLSMEHATFPHMPRYEKLTPHATKASGALVVPTRLAPWQPRPSGMRVAAVTSSGFGGVNYHVILEQGGVHRAPPARPIVPREVAVVGIACRVAGADTPEKFWANLEQGRDLFVPVDPKELGWEEHYDAGPEGERITTRMVSRVDDYKFNLLRHKIFPTAVSQIAPTQLLAVDLADRLLTDAGFDLPTRKNVGASLGAMHDDNFPKIFMPMITEEYADGVLACPSAKTIDRAALAECIDAAAAKIKAFGPPPTEHTLPGWMTNVIAGRVANRLNLCGPNFTVDTACSSGIAALLPAMYELMFGRVDSMIAGGLNQQLSDAFTCGVCALGAVAEKEAKPYDEDGKGFLIGEGGVFFLLRRLADAKRDGDVIHAVIRAVGGSSEADSKSMVAPTEEAVRRAIRETVARAGVRPEEIILSDTHGSANQASDVVEARALAAELRPNGGPEPLRILATKSHLGHLYGGSGASSTLTTILSLKAHKAPLIRKLRKVRPEIAAIADKVRPVAATEPLPPGASVGGVNSLGLGGANYFAVIASPEHGDGASRAAPEGARLVPASRGESVRAGDPGYDDLFLCLAGDDRALAGALGRALDQDPIPRVITEGAEITSRLAVTFDSQKALRAKLGAAIKMLAAGGALKPLESQGVFAAPASEEGSDKLAFCFPGQGTHYVGMGRVFYDRVPVFRDVVDGVHDLAKKAFDFDLKGHIYGDENDEGIQQRLGTLVGAQTALFAIELAVARMLIEQEGIRPDVMIGHSFGEISALTVAGVWELETAYEVVKARIRAAEIVKTSGGPDLGMMSLICADGQRDAILALVGDRVQLTNINAPGRFVLSGEKDAVKRCVSAAESFGVEARLLPIGAAFHSRFMEPARIPFRDALRKLPCSPPRIPILSTITGEYVSPEGFTSDTIAEHLSGQLVTRLDLPREIGRLHGEGFRHFLEVGPGWSLTKMVDAILEGKPHRMAPTLHPKVGDEETFRRARAFLTALGHTRSAAERHDVPGVFSADFVEYMEANEPAIIALLDEAHRRFLDSARSRHVPKAAKRRGTPGTSGTGGKAASIPSTPSTGSTDASVWIERLKDKLVKTTGYPPEMLEVNLDLEADLGVDSVQRAEIWVSLTTEHGLDPSVRPTGARTIAQLAESLA